GAAAGCAGAGCGATAAGGATCAAACCTACAATATACATTTAATATCAGCTGATTGGTGCGGGTGTAGGTGTAAAGAAAAATCATCTGCAGCAAAAGTATTTCAAAACGGTCGATCGCAAGCGGTTCGGATACCCAAAGCCTTTCGTTTTAAGGGAAATGAAGTAAAAATCAGCAAAAAGGGCGACAAGGTAATCCTTGAACCTCTTGAAAGAAGCAGGTGGCCGGAGGGGTTCTGGAAAGCTTTTTCTGTGGATCCGGATTTTAAAACACCTGAGGCATTGCCATCAAAAGACTTTAGTTTGGATTAATTTGGGGGAAATATGTACCTGCTTGACACAAATATCATAAGTTATTGGATGCGTGGTGATAAGAGAGTAATTGACCGGATTAAAAAGCAGGTTCCAGCAGATTTATCACTGTCAACCATTACCCTGGCTGAAATATTATACGGGATAGAAAAGTCTCCGATAAAAAAGAAAGAAAGGCGATTGAAAATAGAACAGATATCGTCGTTGCTGGGCCTGTATTCTTTTGATGAGGAAGCGGCCTGGAAATATGCTGTTATAAGGACACAACTTGAAAAAAAAGGGATGGTTATCAGAGAAAGAGATACACAGATCGCATCTATTGCCCTGGCAAACAGGCTGACTGTTGTTACTCATAATGTAAAAGAGTTTGGTCGAATTGGCAAATTGAAAGTCGAAGATTGGGCAACTGAAAATATTAAAACGTTAGAAAGTTAAAACGGGAAAGAAGTTGAGAAGTTTAAAAGTTTAGGAGTTGAGGAGTAAATAGGAAGAAGTGACAAAGTAACAAGGTGATGAGGTTACGGGGAAACGGGGGGGAAATAGTTATTTATAGTGTATTTGCTTTAGGATTAC
The nucleotide sequence above comes from Deltaproteobacteria bacterium. Encoded proteins:
- a CDS encoding AbrB/MazE/SpoVT family DNA-binding domain-containing protein produces the protein MSADWCGCRCKEKSSAAKVFQNGRSQAVRIPKAFRFKGNEVKISKKGDKVILEPLERSRWPEGFWKAFSVDPDFKTPEALPSKDFSLD
- a CDS encoding type II toxin-antitoxin system VapC family toxin; amino-acid sequence: MRGDKRVIDRIKKQVPADLSLSTITLAEILYGIEKSPIKKKERRLKIEQISSLLGLYSFDEEAAWKYAVIRTQLEKKGMVIRERDTQIASIALANRLTVVTHNVKEFGRIGKLKVEDWATENIKTLES